A genomic segment from Candidatus Eisenbacteria bacterium encodes:
- a CDS encoding putative zinc-binding metallopeptidase, with protein sequence MREIRDAGLRRWVPRFYLTDEWGCPSGHPIIGIPFYLADKRLMRIERERNDLETPREIMMYLRHEAGHAINYAYRLYQTAEWRDTFGPFRRRYRDEYRPVPFSREFVRHLSGWYAQKHPDEDFAETFAVWMTPELPWRERYEGWPALRKLEYVDRTMKAIADRDPVVRRGRPDITVEDMEGSVGEIFAESSARNRAAMELNPDDELVEIFLPKGTRRKPTRPAWEIVEQHRVKLVDKISHWTGVRRPLVRDMVDSIVEACRARGYLGLKGRESDYLVALTAYGTALAMNYMTRGKFRNV encoded by the coding sequence GTGCGGGAGATCCGGGACGCCGGGCTCCGCCGGTGGGTGCCTCGGTTCTATCTCACCGACGAATGGGGATGCCCGTCGGGCCATCCGATCATCGGCATTCCCTTCTATCTCGCGGACAAGAGGCTGATGCGGATCGAGCGCGAGCGGAACGATCTGGAGACGCCGCGCGAGATCATGATGTACCTGCGTCACGAGGCGGGACACGCGATCAACTACGCCTATCGGCTCTACCAGACGGCGGAATGGCGTGATACGTTCGGCCCGTTCCGGAGACGCTATCGCGACGAGTACCGGCCGGTTCCGTTCAGCCGCGAGTTCGTGCGGCACCTGTCGGGATGGTACGCGCAGAAGCACCCGGACGAGGACTTCGCCGAAACCTTCGCGGTGTGGATGACGCCGGAGCTCCCGTGGCGTGAGCGCTACGAGGGGTGGCCCGCGCTCCGGAAGCTCGAGTACGTGGACCGCACGATGAAGGCGATCGCGGATCGCGATCCGGTCGTGCGGCGCGGGCGGCCGGACATCACGGTCGAGGACATGGAAGGCTCGGTCGGCGAGATCTTCGCCGAGTCGTCGGCGCGGAACCGCGCGGCGATGGAGCTGAACCCCGACGACGAGCTGGTCGAGATCTTCCTTCCCAAGGGGACGCGGAGGAAGCCTACGCGTCCCGCCTGGGAGATCGTCGAGCAGCATCGCGTGAAGCTCGTGGACAAGATCTCGCACTGGACGGGCGTGCGGCGCCCCCTGGTGCGCGACATGGTCGATTCCATCGTGGAGGCGTGCCGCGCCCGAGGGTACCTGGGCCTCAAGGGGCGCGAGAGCGACTACCTGGTGGCGTTGACCGCGTACGGAACCGCGCTCGCGATGAACTACATGACGCGAGGCAAGTTCCGAAACGTCTGA